CCAAACCGGGGATGACTGATTATGTAAAGGCCCCAACCGGGGATGAGGCAGGTACGTATTTTTCATACTTACTTGAAAATAAAGTACCCATCTATGTCTGAATCCCTTGTGCAAAAAACCGCCAGGTTGGCGAAAACGATATCGTAGAAACTGCACAGTTTGCAGGCGCACCCAAGCTTATTGAACTCTCCATGGATTCTAAGGTCTTTACATTCTAAACACGAACAAATGACGCGGCCAGCAAACAAGCCTGATATACTTAGACTAGCTCCCCGAAAACCAAGGCAGGGCCCGTTTTGTTTTAACAGCTGTGAGGCTAATACGCTAACCACAAAATGCCTGGATCGTGGTTCGTCCAGAAGG
The Deltaproteobacteria bacterium genome window above contains:
- a CDS encoding DsrE family protein; the protein is MGQFLFVLTRGLEDPTRVTRTFQLAKVAKENGNEVNIFLTDDAVLLAKPGMTDYVKAPTGDEAGTYFSYLLENKVPIYVUIPCAKNRQVGENDIVETAQFAGAPKLIELSMDSKVFTF